In one window of Cololabis saira isolate AMF1-May2022 chromosome 23, fColSai1.1, whole genome shotgun sequence DNA:
- the LOC133424242 gene encoding uncharacterized protein LOC133424242 isoform X3, with translation MAERPAGATTNPDQLDTFIMISDVETEPHTTTAIPKPVSSPFPAHCHTGTSLKQVGCSMKLEDSAVPCTSSTVSPSLVGRRKGGSVGRAFAHEPEDKPTCSWSKIEVHALLDYWANPAIQQELRRKVRNNVIYNCLSAKLATLGSDKTPQKCKEKIKKLKQDYRRIKSSQQSSVSRTAWFHIIDRVLGSEPEESKHPETAESLSAECSQSVIFDMDSDDLSATTNTAEAFTPPDLTLPTNDQSEQDFFMIKLGDCDGPSSSSTSAAAEDQKPVLLTSSPGGRRKCLRTCSWSKREVHALLAHWANPAIQQELRRNVRNEVVYNCLSAKLTTLGFNKTAQKCKEKIKKLKQDYRKIKNGQQPGVSRTAWFEIMDEVLGSPCAAASICSEMADLSSAEFSQSVMFDVGADDICPDETFWLPDEVQVLITLWAQPNIQKQLLTSETNSQVFTYLSNELALVGFNKTPQECCLKVNELKEEYKVIRHAQPHREDKSDWFAIMESVLHPDRKPPIELDSSYVSAAPKSPEHATQPLWTSDEVNILLTRWAEEEGSKGQLRSAQEDERVYARLSSELATQGFDRTTSQCRAKISLLKQQYRRINKQRDSKEQIRTWYLIMDKVLGHSRPDEQEDEVDESDAVSVQASQEVPAEDMKGCRLSISSLCLLVPSLRLMCAFAWQVVQCSNVLHYAKVEELVELVTALAPELLTPRERVQLLLRLRARVVLEMCRSESTADLLHVQPHLSVIQDLTITSGSDQRELEELENSKLNFVEVIYTLLESKEERRRFFEEVFPDHYGQQYEVTLKTLVWKFISRFDSLLPIPDIKQTAEWLSSAPSVMEECGQLVLQPEQLKALLRFHAEHSGYTDNCSSSAQSMFLPTLSLYPDANLNHLAPEQQNRQTSTRDEEGSFEFIKDEDQLDFDQMEEKMTLDDLGTGNEDEPGSENEDSSSIRRHQCSMCSYSDSQVSGLLDHIRTEHLSQEPKEEDGYLQEGNPQTCFPELGGTTDEFCTELFKDVVAPNSRRRSPRYQCDKCEKKYFSRASLIVHYRTHTGETPFLCSYCGQGFRTSSNLELHLRIHTGERRYTCHICGKTSNQSLMRHMRMHRGERNFLCTECGKSFLSVAELRLHMRYHMRGKRYKCKQCAKGFITKSSLTIHMRQHAGERPYSCSLCPKSFRTVQEQKKHLKIHSNKKIFPCSKCGKIFRKEDNFKLHLETHDLI, from the exons gtggctcagttggtagagcgttcgcccatgaacctgaag ATAAGCCCACGTGTAGCTGGTCCAAGATTGAGGTCCACGCACTGTTAGATTATTGGGCAAATCCTGCCATTCAGCAAGAGCTACGCCGCAAAGTGAGAAACAACGTCATTTACAACTGCCTCAGCGCCAAACTGGCAACGCTTGGATCTGACAAGACACCCCAGAAGTGCaaggaaaagataaaaaaactgAAGCAGGACTACAGGAGAATCAAGAGCAGCCAACAATCGAGTGTGAGCAGGACGGCGTGGTTTCACATTATTGACAGAGTCCTCGGTTCTGAGCCTGAAGAATCCAAACATCCAGAAACTGCAGAGTCTTTGTCGGCAGAGTGCAGTCAGTCAGTTATATTTGACATGGACTCCGATG ATCTGTCGGCCACCACAAACACCGCTGAAGCCTTCACTCCGCCTGACCTCACACTTCCCACGAACGACCAAAGCGAACAAGATTTCTTCATGATTAAACTAGGCGACTGTGATGGTCCTTCTTCGAGCAGCACATCGGCCGCTGCTGAAGACCAAAAACCGGTCTTGTTGACATCCAGCCCTGGGGGAAGGAGGAAAT GTCTGCGCACGTGTAGTTGGTCAAAGAGGGAGGTCCATGCTCTTTTGGCTCACTGGGCGAATCCTGCCATTCAGCAAGAGCTACGCCGCAATGTGAGAAACGAGGTCGTTTACAACTGTCTCAGCGCCAAACTGACCACGCTTGGGTTCAACAAAACGGCCCAGAAGTGCAAAGAGAAAATCAAAAAGCTGAAGCAGGACTACAGGAAAATCAAGAACGGCCAACAGCCGGGGGTGAGCAGGACGGCGTGGTTTGAGATCATGGATGAAGTCCTCGGTTCTCCATGTGCGGCGGCTTCCATCTGTTCTGAAATGGCAGACTTGTCTTCAGCGGAGTTCAGTCAATCGGTCATGTTTGATGTCGGAGCTGATG ACATTTGTCCAGACGAAACCTTCTGGCTGCCTGATGAAGTTCAGGTGCTCATAACTCTCTGGGCGCAACCAAACATCCAGAAGCAGCTTCTTACCTCCGAAACCAACAGCCAAGTGTTCACGTACCTCAGCAATGAGCTAGCGCTGGTGGGCTTCAACAAAACACCGCAGGAGTGCTGCCTGAAAGTGAATGAACTTAAAGAGGAGTACAAAGTAATCAGACATGCACAACCACATAGAGAAGATAAGAGCGACTGGTTTGCTATCATGGAAAGTGTCCTTCACCCAGATAGAAAACCCCCCATAGAGTTGGATTCATCTTATGTCTCCGCTGCTCCTAAATCACCAGAAC ACGCCACGCAACCTTTGTGGACATCGGACGAAGTCAACATTCTGCTCACACGATGGGCCGAGGAGGAGGGAAGCAAGGGCCAGCTGAGATCCGCTCAGGAGGACGAGAGGGTGTACGCTCGCCTGAGCTCGGAGCTCGCCACTCAAGGTTTTGATAGGACCACCAGTCAGTGCAGAGCAAAAATAAGCCTCCTGAAACAACAGTACAGAAGGATTAATAAGCAGAGAGACTCCAAAGAGCAAATAAGAACATGGTATTTGATCATGGACAAAGTGCTTGGTCACAGCAGGCCAGACGAACAAGAGGATGAGGTCGACGAGTCGGACGCCGTATCCGTGCAGGCATCTCAGGAAGTCCCGGCCGAAGACATGAAAG GCTGCCGCTTGTCCATCTCGTCGCTGTGCCTCCTGGTCCCCAGCCTGCGTCTGATGTGTGCCTTCGCCTGGCAGGTGGTGCAGTGCTCCAACGTGCTGCATTACGCAAAGGTGGAGGAGTTGGTGGAGTTGGTGACGGCGTTGGCTCCAGAGCTTCTGACCCCCAGAGAGAGAGTTCAGCTGCTGCTCAGGCTGAGGGCGAGG GTTGTGTTGGAGATGTGCCGCAGTGAGAGCACAGCTGACCTGCTGCACGTCCAGCCCCACCTGAGCGTCATTCAGGACCTCACAATAACCTCTGGATCGGATCAGAGG GAGTTGGAGGAGTTGGAAAATTCAAAGTTGAACTTTGTGGAGGTTATTTACACATTGTTGGAAAGCAAAGAGGAAAGGAGGCGGTTTTTCGAG GAGGTTTTCCCTGATCACTACGGCCAGCAGTATGAAGTCACACTGAAGACATTAGTGTGGAAATTCATCTCCAGGTTTGACAGTCTGCTACCCATCCCtgatataaaacag ACTGCTGAGTGGCTCAGCAGCGCCCCATCTGTCATGGAGGAATGTGGTCAACTGGTTTTACAACCTGAACAGCTGAAGGCGTtgctgcgtttccatgcagagCACTCGGGATACACGGACAATT GCTCCTCTTCAGCTCAGAGTATGTTTTTGCCGACGCTGTCTCTTTATCCCGACGCTAACTTGAATCATCTTGCCCCAGAGCAACAGAACAGACAGACGTCGACTCGCGATGAAGAAGGATCGTTTGAGTTTATCAAAGATGAAGACCAACTTGATTTTGACCAAATGGAGGAAAAAATGACTCTGGACGACCTTGGGACGGGAAACGAGGATGAACCGGGGTCTGAAAACGAGG ATTCGAGTTCTATACGACGGCACCAGTGCTCCATGTGCTCCTACTCGGACAGCCAGGTGTCAGGACTCCTCGATCACATTCGAACGGAGCATCTGAGCCAGGAACCCAAAGAAGAAGACGGTTACCTTCAGGAAGGCAACCCTCAAACGTGCTTTCCCGAGCTGGGGGGAACAACAGACGAGTTTTGCACGGAGCTCTTTAAAGACGTAGTAGCTCCTAACAGCCGCAGACGCAGTCCACGTTACCAATGCGACAAGTGTGAGAAGAAGTATTTCTCCAGGGCCTCCCTGATCGTGCACTATCGAACCCACACGGGCGAGACTCCGTTCTTGTGTTCTTACTGTGGCCAAGGATTCAGGACTTCCTCCAACCTGGAGCTGCACCTCCGCATCCACACGGGGGAGCGCCGCTACACCTGTCACATCTGCGGAAAGACTTCAAACCAGAGCCTGATGAGGCACATGCGCATGCACAGAGGGGAGAGGAACTTCCTGTGCACAGAGTGCGGGAAGTCTTTCCTCTCCGTCGCGGAGCTGAGGCTTCACATGCGCTACCACATGCGAGGGAAGCGCTACAAGTGCAAACAATGTGCCAAAGGTTTCATTACAAAAAGCAGTCTGACGATTCACATGCGGCAGCACGCGGGAGAGAGGCCTTACAGCTGCTCTCTGTGCCCCAAGTCTTTTAGGACTGTGCAGGAGCAGAAAAAGCACCTCAAGATCCACTCGAACAAGAAGATCTTCCCGTGTTCCAAGTGTGGAAAAATATTCAGGAAAGAGGACAATTTTAAATTGCATCTTGAAACACATGATTTGATATAA
- the LOC133424242 gene encoding uncharacterized protein LOC133424242 isoform X4 — protein sequence MAERPAGATTNPDQLDTFIMISDVETEPHTTTAIPKPVSSPFPAHCHTGTSLKQVGCSMKLEDSAVPCTSSTVSPSLVGRRKDKPTCSWSKIEVHALLDYWANPAIQQELRRKVRNNVIYNCLSAKLATLGSDKTPQKCKEKIKKLKQDYRRIKSSQQSSVSRTAWFHIIDRVLGSEPEESKHPETAESLSAECSQSVIFDMDSDDLSATTNTAEAFTPPDLTLPTNDQSEQDFFMIKLGDCDGPSSSSTSAAAEDQKPVLLTSSPGGRRKCLRTCSWSKREVHALLAHWANPAIQQELRRNVRNEVVYNCLSAKLTTLGFNKTAQKCKEKIKKLKQDYRKIKNGQQPGVSRTAWFEIMDEVLGSPCAAASICSEMADLSSAEFSQSVMFDVGADDICPDETFWLPDEVQVLITLWAQPNIQKQLLTSETNSQVFTYLSNELALVGFNKTPQECCLKVNELKEEYKVIRHAQPHREDKSDWFAIMESVLHPDRKPPIELDSSYVSAAPKSPEHATQPLWTSDEVNILLTRWAEEEGSKGQLRSAQEDERVYARLSSELATQGFDRTTSQCRAKISLLKQQYRRINKQRDSKEQIRTWYLIMDKVLGHSRPDEQEDEVDESDAVSVQASQEVPAEDMKGCRLSISSLCLLVPSLRLMCAFAWQVVQCSNVLHYAKVEELVELVTALAPELLTPRERVQLLLRLRARVVLEMCRSESTADLLHVQPHLSVIQDLTITSGSDQRELEELENSKLNFVEVIYTLLESKEERRRFFEEVFPDHYGQQYEVTLKTLVWKFISRFDSLLPIPDIKQTAEWLSSAPSVMEECGQLVLQPEQLKALLRFHAEHSGYTDNCSSSAQSMFLPTLSLYPDANLNHLAPEQQNRQTSTRDEEGSFEFIKDEDQLDFDQMEEKMTLDDLGTGNEDEPGSENEDSSSIRRHQCSMCSYSDSQVSGLLDHIRTEHLSQEPKEEDGYLQEGNPQTCFPELGGTTDEFCTELFKDVVAPNSRRRSPRYQCDKCEKKYFSRASLIVHYRTHTGETPFLCSYCGQGFRTSSNLELHLRIHTGERRYTCHICGKTSNQSLMRHMRMHRGERNFLCTECGKSFLSVAELRLHMRYHMRGKRYKCKQCAKGFITKSSLTIHMRQHAGERPYSCSLCPKSFRTVQEQKKHLKIHSNKKIFPCSKCGKIFRKEDNFKLHLETHDLI from the exons ATAAGCCCACGTGTAGCTGGTCCAAGATTGAGGTCCACGCACTGTTAGATTATTGGGCAAATCCTGCCATTCAGCAAGAGCTACGCCGCAAAGTGAGAAACAACGTCATTTACAACTGCCTCAGCGCCAAACTGGCAACGCTTGGATCTGACAAGACACCCCAGAAGTGCaaggaaaagataaaaaaactgAAGCAGGACTACAGGAGAATCAAGAGCAGCCAACAATCGAGTGTGAGCAGGACGGCGTGGTTTCACATTATTGACAGAGTCCTCGGTTCTGAGCCTGAAGAATCCAAACATCCAGAAACTGCAGAGTCTTTGTCGGCAGAGTGCAGTCAGTCAGTTATATTTGACATGGACTCCGATG ATCTGTCGGCCACCACAAACACCGCTGAAGCCTTCACTCCGCCTGACCTCACACTTCCCACGAACGACCAAAGCGAACAAGATTTCTTCATGATTAAACTAGGCGACTGTGATGGTCCTTCTTCGAGCAGCACATCGGCCGCTGCTGAAGACCAAAAACCGGTCTTGTTGACATCCAGCCCTGGGGGAAGGAGGAAAT GTCTGCGCACGTGTAGTTGGTCAAAGAGGGAGGTCCATGCTCTTTTGGCTCACTGGGCGAATCCTGCCATTCAGCAAGAGCTACGCCGCAATGTGAGAAACGAGGTCGTTTACAACTGTCTCAGCGCCAAACTGACCACGCTTGGGTTCAACAAAACGGCCCAGAAGTGCAAAGAGAAAATCAAAAAGCTGAAGCAGGACTACAGGAAAATCAAGAACGGCCAACAGCCGGGGGTGAGCAGGACGGCGTGGTTTGAGATCATGGATGAAGTCCTCGGTTCTCCATGTGCGGCGGCTTCCATCTGTTCTGAAATGGCAGACTTGTCTTCAGCGGAGTTCAGTCAATCGGTCATGTTTGATGTCGGAGCTGATG ACATTTGTCCAGACGAAACCTTCTGGCTGCCTGATGAAGTTCAGGTGCTCATAACTCTCTGGGCGCAACCAAACATCCAGAAGCAGCTTCTTACCTCCGAAACCAACAGCCAAGTGTTCACGTACCTCAGCAATGAGCTAGCGCTGGTGGGCTTCAACAAAACACCGCAGGAGTGCTGCCTGAAAGTGAATGAACTTAAAGAGGAGTACAAAGTAATCAGACATGCACAACCACATAGAGAAGATAAGAGCGACTGGTTTGCTATCATGGAAAGTGTCCTTCACCCAGATAGAAAACCCCCCATAGAGTTGGATTCATCTTATGTCTCCGCTGCTCCTAAATCACCAGAAC ACGCCACGCAACCTTTGTGGACATCGGACGAAGTCAACATTCTGCTCACACGATGGGCCGAGGAGGAGGGAAGCAAGGGCCAGCTGAGATCCGCTCAGGAGGACGAGAGGGTGTACGCTCGCCTGAGCTCGGAGCTCGCCACTCAAGGTTTTGATAGGACCACCAGTCAGTGCAGAGCAAAAATAAGCCTCCTGAAACAACAGTACAGAAGGATTAATAAGCAGAGAGACTCCAAAGAGCAAATAAGAACATGGTATTTGATCATGGACAAAGTGCTTGGTCACAGCAGGCCAGACGAACAAGAGGATGAGGTCGACGAGTCGGACGCCGTATCCGTGCAGGCATCTCAGGAAGTCCCGGCCGAAGACATGAAAG GCTGCCGCTTGTCCATCTCGTCGCTGTGCCTCCTGGTCCCCAGCCTGCGTCTGATGTGTGCCTTCGCCTGGCAGGTGGTGCAGTGCTCCAACGTGCTGCATTACGCAAAGGTGGAGGAGTTGGTGGAGTTGGTGACGGCGTTGGCTCCAGAGCTTCTGACCCCCAGAGAGAGAGTTCAGCTGCTGCTCAGGCTGAGGGCGAGG GTTGTGTTGGAGATGTGCCGCAGTGAGAGCACAGCTGACCTGCTGCACGTCCAGCCCCACCTGAGCGTCATTCAGGACCTCACAATAACCTCTGGATCGGATCAGAGG GAGTTGGAGGAGTTGGAAAATTCAAAGTTGAACTTTGTGGAGGTTATTTACACATTGTTGGAAAGCAAAGAGGAAAGGAGGCGGTTTTTCGAG GAGGTTTTCCCTGATCACTACGGCCAGCAGTATGAAGTCACACTGAAGACATTAGTGTGGAAATTCATCTCCAGGTTTGACAGTCTGCTACCCATCCCtgatataaaacag ACTGCTGAGTGGCTCAGCAGCGCCCCATCTGTCATGGAGGAATGTGGTCAACTGGTTTTACAACCTGAACAGCTGAAGGCGTtgctgcgtttccatgcagagCACTCGGGATACACGGACAATT GCTCCTCTTCAGCTCAGAGTATGTTTTTGCCGACGCTGTCTCTTTATCCCGACGCTAACTTGAATCATCTTGCCCCAGAGCAACAGAACAGACAGACGTCGACTCGCGATGAAGAAGGATCGTTTGAGTTTATCAAAGATGAAGACCAACTTGATTTTGACCAAATGGAGGAAAAAATGACTCTGGACGACCTTGGGACGGGAAACGAGGATGAACCGGGGTCTGAAAACGAGG ATTCGAGTTCTATACGACGGCACCAGTGCTCCATGTGCTCCTACTCGGACAGCCAGGTGTCAGGACTCCTCGATCACATTCGAACGGAGCATCTGAGCCAGGAACCCAAAGAAGAAGACGGTTACCTTCAGGAAGGCAACCCTCAAACGTGCTTTCCCGAGCTGGGGGGAACAACAGACGAGTTTTGCACGGAGCTCTTTAAAGACGTAGTAGCTCCTAACAGCCGCAGACGCAGTCCACGTTACCAATGCGACAAGTGTGAGAAGAAGTATTTCTCCAGGGCCTCCCTGATCGTGCACTATCGAACCCACACGGGCGAGACTCCGTTCTTGTGTTCTTACTGTGGCCAAGGATTCAGGACTTCCTCCAACCTGGAGCTGCACCTCCGCATCCACACGGGGGAGCGCCGCTACACCTGTCACATCTGCGGAAAGACTTCAAACCAGAGCCTGATGAGGCACATGCGCATGCACAGAGGGGAGAGGAACTTCCTGTGCACAGAGTGCGGGAAGTCTTTCCTCTCCGTCGCGGAGCTGAGGCTTCACATGCGCTACCACATGCGAGGGAAGCGCTACAAGTGCAAACAATGTGCCAAAGGTTTCATTACAAAAAGCAGTCTGACGATTCACATGCGGCAGCACGCGGGAGAGAGGCCTTACAGCTGCTCTCTGTGCCCCAAGTCTTTTAGGACTGTGCAGGAGCAGAAAAAGCACCTCAAGATCCACTCGAACAAGAAGATCTTCCCGTGTTCCAAGTGTGGAAAAATATTCAGGAAAGAGGACAATTTTAAATTGCATCTTGAAACACATGATTTGATATAA
- the LOC133424242 gene encoding uncharacterized protein LOC133424242 isoform X2, protein MAARTHDNWTDPEVQTFLAIIGERDVQTELDATTRNERVFRLVSERMAAQGFRRTVQQCRIKCKKLKFDYRRIKEHNSRGEEDQRFWKWFDIMDDIYGHKLVAGDAVVMEPPDKPTCSWSKIEVHALLDYWANPAIQQELRRKVRNNVIYNCLSAKLATLGSDKTPQKCKEKIKKLKQDYRRIKSSQQSSVSRTAWFHIIDRVLGSEPEESKHPETAESLSAECSQSVIFDMDSDDLSATTNTAEAFTPPDLTLPTNDQSEQDFFMIKLGDCDGPSSSSTSAAAEDQKPVLLTSSPGGRRKCLRTCSWSKREVHALLAHWANPAIQQELRRNVRNEVVYNCLSAKLTTLGFNKTAQKCKEKIKKLKQDYRKIKNGQQPGVSRTAWFEIMDEVLGSPCAAASICSEMADLSSAEFSQSVMFDVGADDICPDETFWLPDEVQVLITLWAQPNIQKQLLTSETNSQVFTYLSNELALVGFNKTPQECCLKVNELKEEYKVIRHAQPHREDKSDWFAIMESVLHPDRKPPIELDSSYVSAAPKSPEHATQPLWTSDEVNILLTRWAEEEGSKGQLRSAQEDERVYARLSSELATQGFDRTTSQCRAKISLLKQQYRRINKQRDSKEQIRTWYLIMDKVLGHSRPDEQEDEVDESDAVSVQASQEVPAEDMKGCRLSISSLCLLVPSLRLMCAFAWQVVQCSNVLHYAKVEELVELVTALAPELLTPRERVQLLLRLRARVVLEMCRSESTADLLHVQPHLSVIQDLTITSGSDQRELEELENSKLNFVEVIYTLLESKEERRRFFEEVFPDHYGQQYEVTLKTLVWKFISRFDSLLPIPDIKQTAEWLSSAPSVMEECGQLVLQPEQLKALLRFHAEHSGYTDNCSSSAQSMFLPTLSLYPDANLNHLAPEQQNRQTSTRDEEGSFEFIKDEDQLDFDQMEEKMTLDDLGTGNEDEPGSENEDSSSIRRHQCSMCSYSDSQVSGLLDHIRTEHLSQEPKEEDGYLQEGNPQTCFPELGGTTDEFCTELFKDVVAPNSRRRSPRYQCDKCEKKYFSRASLIVHYRTHTGETPFLCSYCGQGFRTSSNLELHLRIHTGERRYTCHICGKTSNQSLMRHMRMHRGERNFLCTECGKSFLSVAELRLHMRYHMRGKRYKCKQCAKGFITKSSLTIHMRQHAGERPYSCSLCPKSFRTVQEQKKHLKIHSNKKIFPCSKCGKIFRKEDNFKLHLETHDLI, encoded by the exons ATAAGCCCACGTGTAGCTGGTCCAAGATTGAGGTCCACGCACTGTTAGATTATTGGGCAAATCCTGCCATTCAGCAAGAGCTACGCCGCAAAGTGAGAAACAACGTCATTTACAACTGCCTCAGCGCCAAACTGGCAACGCTTGGATCTGACAAGACACCCCAGAAGTGCaaggaaaagataaaaaaactgAAGCAGGACTACAGGAGAATCAAGAGCAGCCAACAATCGAGTGTGAGCAGGACGGCGTGGTTTCACATTATTGACAGAGTCCTCGGTTCTGAGCCTGAAGAATCCAAACATCCAGAAACTGCAGAGTCTTTGTCGGCAGAGTGCAGTCAGTCAGTTATATTTGACATGGACTCCGATG ATCTGTCGGCCACCACAAACACCGCTGAAGCCTTCACTCCGCCTGACCTCACACTTCCCACGAACGACCAAAGCGAACAAGATTTCTTCATGATTAAACTAGGCGACTGTGATGGTCCTTCTTCGAGCAGCACATCGGCCGCTGCTGAAGACCAAAAACCGGTCTTGTTGACATCCAGCCCTGGGGGAAGGAGGAAAT GTCTGCGCACGTGTAGTTGGTCAAAGAGGGAGGTCCATGCTCTTTTGGCTCACTGGGCGAATCCTGCCATTCAGCAAGAGCTACGCCGCAATGTGAGAAACGAGGTCGTTTACAACTGTCTCAGCGCCAAACTGACCACGCTTGGGTTCAACAAAACGGCCCAGAAGTGCAAAGAGAAAATCAAAAAGCTGAAGCAGGACTACAGGAAAATCAAGAACGGCCAACAGCCGGGGGTGAGCAGGACGGCGTGGTTTGAGATCATGGATGAAGTCCTCGGTTCTCCATGTGCGGCGGCTTCCATCTGTTCTGAAATGGCAGACTTGTCTTCAGCGGAGTTCAGTCAATCGGTCATGTTTGATGTCGGAGCTGATG ACATTTGTCCAGACGAAACCTTCTGGCTGCCTGATGAAGTTCAGGTGCTCATAACTCTCTGGGCGCAACCAAACATCCAGAAGCAGCTTCTTACCTCCGAAACCAACAGCCAAGTGTTCACGTACCTCAGCAATGAGCTAGCGCTGGTGGGCTTCAACAAAACACCGCAGGAGTGCTGCCTGAAAGTGAATGAACTTAAAGAGGAGTACAAAGTAATCAGACATGCACAACCACATAGAGAAGATAAGAGCGACTGGTTTGCTATCATGGAAAGTGTCCTTCACCCAGATAGAAAACCCCCCATAGAGTTGGATTCATCTTATGTCTCCGCTGCTCCTAAATCACCAGAAC ACGCCACGCAACCTTTGTGGACATCGGACGAAGTCAACATTCTGCTCACACGATGGGCCGAGGAGGAGGGAAGCAAGGGCCAGCTGAGATCCGCTCAGGAGGACGAGAGGGTGTACGCTCGCCTGAGCTCGGAGCTCGCCACTCAAGGTTTTGATAGGACCACCAGTCAGTGCAGAGCAAAAATAAGCCTCCTGAAACAACAGTACAGAAGGATTAATAAGCAGAGAGACTCCAAAGAGCAAATAAGAACATGGTATTTGATCATGGACAAAGTGCTTGGTCACAGCAGGCCAGACGAACAAGAGGATGAGGTCGACGAGTCGGACGCCGTATCCGTGCAGGCATCTCAGGAAGTCCCGGCCGAAGACATGAAAG GCTGCCGCTTGTCCATCTCGTCGCTGTGCCTCCTGGTCCCCAGCCTGCGTCTGATGTGTGCCTTCGCCTGGCAGGTGGTGCAGTGCTCCAACGTGCTGCATTACGCAAAGGTGGAGGAGTTGGTGGAGTTGGTGACGGCGTTGGCTCCAGAGCTTCTGACCCCCAGAGAGAGAGTTCAGCTGCTGCTCAGGCTGAGGGCGAGG GTTGTGTTGGAGATGTGCCGCAGTGAGAGCACAGCTGACCTGCTGCACGTCCAGCCCCACCTGAGCGTCATTCAGGACCTCACAATAACCTCTGGATCGGATCAGAGG GAGTTGGAGGAGTTGGAAAATTCAAAGTTGAACTTTGTGGAGGTTATTTACACATTGTTGGAAAGCAAAGAGGAAAGGAGGCGGTTTTTCGAG GAGGTTTTCCCTGATCACTACGGCCAGCAGTATGAAGTCACACTGAAGACATTAGTGTGGAAATTCATCTCCAGGTTTGACAGTCTGCTACCCATCCCtgatataaaacag ACTGCTGAGTGGCTCAGCAGCGCCCCATCTGTCATGGAGGAATGTGGTCAACTGGTTTTACAACCTGAACAGCTGAAGGCGTtgctgcgtttccatgcagagCACTCGGGATACACGGACAATT GCTCCTCTTCAGCTCAGAGTATGTTTTTGCCGACGCTGTCTCTTTATCCCGACGCTAACTTGAATCATCTTGCCCCAGAGCAACAGAACAGACAGACGTCGACTCGCGATGAAGAAGGATCGTTTGAGTTTATCAAAGATGAAGACCAACTTGATTTTGACCAAATGGAGGAAAAAATGACTCTGGACGACCTTGGGACGGGAAACGAGGATGAACCGGGGTCTGAAAACGAGG ATTCGAGTTCTATACGACGGCACCAGTGCTCCATGTGCTCCTACTCGGACAGCCAGGTGTCAGGACTCCTCGATCACATTCGAACGGAGCATCTGAGCCAGGAACCCAAAGAAGAAGACGGTTACCTTCAGGAAGGCAACCCTCAAACGTGCTTTCCCGAGCTGGGGGGAACAACAGACGAGTTTTGCACGGAGCTCTTTAAAGACGTAGTAGCTCCTAACAGCCGCAGACGCAGTCCACGTTACCAATGCGACAAGTGTGAGAAGAAGTATTTCTCCAGGGCCTCCCTGATCGTGCACTATCGAACCCACACGGGCGAGACTCCGTTCTTGTGTTCTTACTGTGGCCAAGGATTCAGGACTTCCTCCAACCTGGAGCTGCACCTCCGCATCCACACGGGGGAGCGCCGCTACACCTGTCACATCTGCGGAAAGACTTCAAACCAGAGCCTGATGAGGCACATGCGCATGCACAGAGGGGAGAGGAACTTCCTGTGCACAGAGTGCGGGAAGTCTTTCCTCTCCGTCGCGGAGCTGAGGCTTCACATGCGCTACCACATGCGAGGGAAGCGCTACAAGTGCAAACAATGTGCCAAAGGTTTCATTACAAAAAGCAGTCTGACGATTCACATGCGGCAGCACGCGGGAGAGAGGCCTTACAGCTGCTCTCTGTGCCCCAAGTCTTTTAGGACTGTGCAGGAGCAGAAAAAGCACCTCAAGATCCACTCGAACAAGAAGATCTTCCCGTGTTCCAAGTGTGGAAAAATATTCAGGAAAGAGGACAATTTTAAATTGCATCTTGAAACACATGATTTGATATAA